A genomic segment from Microcoleus sp. FACHB-672 encodes:
- the recN gene encoding DNA repair protein RecN, which yields MLISLRIENFALIDRLELEFGTSLNVLTGETGAGKSIILDALDAALGGKVTSRAIRTGAERALVEATFELEPTVAEWVREQEIDLFDGTLLVACRELVAGQTSLRSRSRLNGVLVNRQLMDQLRERLVEITAQGQTVQLGQPARQRDWLDAFGGTAILDRRQKVAAAFAISQQALQALEQRRQSEQQRLQRLDLIDYQIKELSAAGLGDADELEQLEGERRRLGHVVELQQQSYQVYQALYQNDTGAEAAADLLGQAEASLTDMVRYDSELQSVLDLVSNALADIMEAGRQISTYEASLEADPQRLQDVEQRILELKQICRKYGPGLGDAIAYHERIQTELEELTGEGQSLEVLEKAYQVAQSQLTEACSALNGLRQTAAGELESRLIKQLKPLAMEKVQFQVEIAPCPPTAAGADRITFKFSPNAGEPLQPLTEIASGGEMSRFLLALKACFAQVDDAGVLVFDEIDVGVSGRVAQAIAQKLYQLSHRHQVLCVTHQPLVAAMADHHYRVDKQTIDCPETETHNNHQEFLLADVRTVVRVAKLNSHQRREELAQLAGGQSAQQSIAFADSLLVQAANLRANENPMPAGTQLGKNSTAMPVKTPSQSTAKNS from the coding sequence ATGTTGATATCCTTACGGATTGAAAATTTTGCCCTGATAGATCGGCTGGAATTAGAATTTGGCACCAGCCTTAATGTCCTCACCGGCGAAACCGGCGCGGGGAAATCGATTATCCTAGACGCCCTTGATGCTGCCTTGGGTGGCAAAGTCACAAGTCGGGCCATTCGCACCGGCGCAGAACGGGCTTTGGTCGAAGCAACATTCGAGCTTGAGCCAACCGTAGCCGAGTGGGTGCGAGAGCAGGAAATAGACCTTTTCGATGGCACCTTACTCGTTGCCTGCCGGGAACTGGTTGCCGGTCAAACCAGCCTCCGCAGCCGTTCTCGCCTGAATGGGGTACTCGTCAACCGCCAGCTCATGGATCAGCTGCGGGAACGCCTGGTGGAAATTACCGCCCAAGGTCAAACGGTGCAACTTGGCCAACCGGCCCGCCAGCGGGACTGGCTAGACGCCTTTGGGGGAACCGCTATTTTGGATCGCCGGCAAAAAGTCGCAGCAGCCTTTGCCATTTCCCAGCAAGCATTACAAGCGCTTGAACAGCGGCGGCAGTCAGAACAGCAACGACTGCAACGACTCGATTTGATCGACTATCAAATTAAAGAACTTAGTGCTGCCGGTTTGGGCGATGCCGACGAATTAGAACAGCTAGAAGGTGAGCGCAGACGCCTCGGACACGTCGTTGAGCTGCAACAGCAAAGCTATCAAGTCTACCAAGCACTTTATCAAAACGACACCGGCGCAGAAGCCGCTGCCGATTTATTGGGGCAAGCGGAAGCAAGCCTAACAGATATGGTGCGCTACGACAGCGAGCTGCAATCAGTCCTCGATTTAGTGAGTAACGCCTTAGCCGATATAATGGAAGCAGGCCGGCAAATATCGACCTACGAGGCGAGTTTGGAGGCCGATCCCCAGCGGCTGCAAGACGTTGAGCAGCGGATCTTGGAACTTAAACAAATCTGTCGCAAATACGGACCGGGGTTGGGCGATGCCATCGCCTACCATGAGCGGATTCAAACCGAGCTAGAGGAACTCACTGGCGAAGGTCAGTCCTTAGAAGTTTTGGAAAAAGCTTATCAAGTCGCTCAAAGCCAGCTAACAGAAGCCTGTAGCGCGTTAAACGGGTTGCGCCAGACGGCTGCCGGTGAACTGGAATCTCGGCTAATTAAACAACTTAAGCCCCTGGCGATGGAGAAAGTGCAGTTTCAGGTCGAAATTGCCCCCTGTCCTCCCACCGCTGCCGGTGCAGACCGAATTACCTTTAAATTTAGCCCGAATGCCGGTGAACCCTTACAACCGCTTACAGAAATTGCTTCTGGTGGGGAAATGAGTCGTTTCCTCTTGGCCTTGAAAGCCTGTTTCGCTCAGGTCGATGATGCCGGCGTGCTGGTTTTTGATGAAATTGATGTGGGGGTTTCCGGACGAGTCGCCCAAGCCATCGCCCAAAAACTCTACCAACTCAGTCACCGGCACCAAGTCCTTTGTGTCACCCACCAGCCGCTCGTCGCGGCGATGGCGGATCATCATTACCGAGTGGACAAACAAACCATTGATTGTCCAGAAACAGAAACCCATAACAATCATCAAGAATTCTTGCTCGCAGACGTGCGAACCGTGGTTCGAGTCGCAAAGCTCAACTCACACCAACGCCGCGAAGAACTAGCCCAGCTAGCCGGGGGACAGTCCGCGCAACAATCGATCGCATTTGCAGATTCTCTCTTGGTTCAAGCGGCAAATCTCCGCGCTAACGAGAACCCGATGCCAGCCGGCACTCAATTGGGGAAAAATTCAACCGCAATGCCGGTAAAAACACCATCCCAATCTACTGCAAAAAATTCTTAA
- a CDS encoding GAF domain-containing protein has protein sequence MTAASPKSNTWDHQNGAVIDVTAQVEGKKNPPNKSASPVSASTSSSNTESQGGALSRSQGTFTSYLSTLNQENFKQVVTEVEDKLKVVNQTLSMLDSMLDSQGFDAILDEMLRSITLKTGELLGADRTTIFLLDEEKNELWSIVAKGEGGGTLEIRIPADKGIAGESATFKKVVNIPFDFFDDPRSAESKKTYKKTGYRTYTMLCLPLLSEQGDIVAVVQLLNKLKKLHDPGDPLADRIDTKGFTEVDEEVFADFAPSIRLILESSRSFYKATQKQRAASALINATQSLSQSSLDLEDTLTKVMDEAKKLMNADRSTLWLLDKEKNELWTKIPINGSLKEMRIPRTAGFAGQVAESGEPLLISFDLYDHAGAEQAKKTDQTTRYRTCSMLCMPVYNADHELIGVTQLINKKKQGEYPPYNPEDWPNAPECWRASFNRGDMEFMHAFNIQAGVALQNASLFATVKQQEQMQRDILRSISNGIISTDRSGHIIAANESAKKLLGLQETDRIEGQYVIDVIKIEEADFSKWFTAALEAKDEKSRQQYYPEQTLLSQGKEQHSINLTISTMASAVDANIVNGALVVMDDISDEKRLKSTMYRYMTQEVAEQLLASGDTGLGGKRKEVSVLFSDIRSYTTLTEGMEAEQVVAMLNEYFESMVDAVFKYKGTLDKYIGDAIMAVFGSPLPLADHAWCAVQTAIEMRSRLIKFNEERVENGKAPISIGIGIHSDEVVSGNIGSSKRMELTSIGDGVNLGSRLEGTSKMYGTDIVISEKTYLPCADRLYVRELDYITVKGKNEPVKIYELVGLRCEDIEPKKLAIMEHYEQGRQYYRSRRFAQALAEFGQVLEIDPKNKAAELHIERCNHFLIEPPADNWDGVWKLTEK, from the coding sequence ATGACAGCTGCATCTCCAAAATCAAATACTTGGGATCATCAAAACGGCGCAGTCATTGATGTCACAGCCCAAGTAGAGGGTAAAAAAAATCCTCCTAATAAATCCGCATCCCCCGTCAGTGCATCTACCAGTTCATCTAACACCGAGTCGCAAGGCGGTGCGCTCAGCCGATCGCAAGGAACTTTCACGTCTTACCTTTCCACCCTCAATCAGGAAAACTTTAAACAAGTTGTCACTGAAGTAGAGGACAAACTCAAGGTTGTCAATCAAACCCTGTCTATGTTGGACAGTATGCTTGACAGCCAAGGCTTTGATGCGATTCTAGATGAGATGCTGCGCTCGATTACGTTAAAAACGGGCGAACTTCTCGGTGCGGATCGAACGACTATTTTTTTACTAGATGAAGAAAAAAACGAACTTTGGTCGATCGTCGCGAAAGGTGAGGGGGGTGGAACCCTAGAAATCCGGATTCCAGCAGATAAGGGAATCGCCGGCGAATCGGCTACTTTTAAAAAAGTTGTTAATATTCCTTTCGATTTCTTTGACGATCCGCGCTCCGCTGAATCGAAGAAAACTTACAAAAAAACAGGATACCGCACCTACACGATGCTATGTCTACCCTTGTTAAGCGAACAAGGAGATATCGTCGCCGTTGTGCAATTGCTTAACAAGCTGAAAAAACTTCACGATCCCGGCGATCCTTTAGCTGACAGAATCGATACAAAAGGATTTACTGAGGTTGATGAAGAGGTATTTGCAGACTTTGCCCCTTCAATTCGATTGATTCTAGAGTCGTCCCGTTCGTTTTATAAAGCAACTCAAAAACAGCGTGCGGCTTCAGCGTTGATCAACGCCACACAATCTCTGAGCCAAAGCAGTTTGGATCTCGAAGATACCCTCACCAAAGTGATGGATGAGGCGAAGAAACTGATGAACGCTGATCGCAGCACATTGTGGCTGTTAGATAAAGAAAAAAACGAGCTGTGGACAAAAATCCCGATTAACGGCTCTTTAAAAGAAATGCGGATTCCGAGGACCGCAGGGTTTGCCGGCCAAGTTGCAGAATCGGGAGAACCCCTTTTAATTAGCTTTGACTTGTACGATCATGCCGGCGCTGAACAAGCTAAAAAAACAGACCAAACAACTCGATACCGCACTTGCAGTATGTTGTGTATGCCGGTGTACAACGCAGATCACGAGTTGATCGGAGTCACACAATTAATTAATAAGAAAAAACAAGGAGAGTATCCCCCCTACAATCCCGAAGACTGGCCAAATGCACCTGAATGCTGGAGGGCAAGTTTTAATCGCGGCGACATGGAATTCATGCACGCATTTAATATTCAAGCCGGCGTCGCCTTACAAAATGCCTCCCTCTTCGCCACAGTCAAGCAACAAGAACAAATGCAGCGAGATATTCTCCGCAGCATTTCTAATGGCATCATTTCCACCGACAGAAGCGGGCACATTATTGCAGCGAATGAAAGTGCCAAGAAACTGTTGGGCTTACAAGAAACTGATCGGATTGAAGGTCAATACGTTATTGATGTCATCAAAATTGAAGAGGCAGACTTCTCCAAGTGGTTCACAGCGGCGTTAGAAGCCAAGGATGAAAAATCCCGGCAGCAATATTACCCAGAGCAAACTTTACTTTCCCAAGGAAAAGAACAACACAGTATTAATCTGACAATCAGTACAATGGCAAGTGCAGTTGACGCCAACATCGTCAATGGTGCTTTGGTGGTCATGGACGACATTAGCGATGAAAAACGGCTCAAGAGTACCATGTATCGCTACATGACCCAAGAAGTGGCTGAACAGTTGCTCGCAAGTGGCGACACCGGACTCGGTGGCAAACGCAAAGAAGTTTCCGTTTTATTTTCAGATATTCGCAGCTACACCACCTTGACCGAAGGCATGGAAGCCGAACAAGTCGTGGCGATGCTCAACGAATATTTTGAATCGATGGTTGATGCCGTCTTTAAATACAAAGGCACCCTCGATAAATACATCGGTGACGCGATCATGGCAGTGTTTGGATCGCCCTTACCCCTGGCGGATCACGCCTGGTGTGCCGTGCAAACGGCAATTGAGATGCGCTCCCGGCTGATAAAATTCAATGAGGAACGCGTCGAAAATGGTAAGGCACCGATTAGCATTGGAATTGGCATTCACTCGGATGAAGTGGTGAGTGGCAATATCGGTTCGAGCAAGCGGATGGAACTCACCTCGATTGGAGATGGGGTGAACTTGGGATCTCGCTTGGAAGGAACTAGCAAAATGTACGGCACTGATATCGTCATCAGTGAAAAAACCTATCTGCCTTGTGCCGATCGGCTTTATGTCAGGGAACTGGACTATATTACAGTTAAAGGAAAAAACGAGCCGGTGAAAATCTATGAACTCGTGGGACTGCGCTGCGAGGACATTGAACCCAAAAAGCTGGCAATAATGGAACATTACGAACAAGGACGACAGTATTACCGCAGTCGCCGGTTTGCTCAAGCTTTGGCTGAGTTCGGTCAAGTTCTGGAAATCGATCCGAAAAACAAAGCCGCTGAATTACACATCGAACGTTGCAATCATTTTCTGATCGAACCACCCGCCGATAATTGGGATGGTGTCTGGAAACTTACAGAAAAATAG
- a CDS encoding adenylate/guanylate cyclase domain-containing protein — protein sequence MELGSPSANYSDKTASPQANFDPTLAGENSMPFAQVTPSETLGEHKDVSILFSDISGYSNLAGSIEHEEMSSLLNKYFEAMGDAVFKYKQALKQQINSACIGNRILVVFGSPEPLDDHAWCAVQTALDMNQYLAEFNAGREAVNKPIVKIGIGINTDKVFSSNLVANRGMDFMAIGAGVHLGYRLEGVCKQYGCSIVISENTYQRCTERVWVRELDSIRVQGNHRAVAVYELLGLRSQSISEQKQKVLDHYYKGREYYLKRKFAIAMGEFATVMEIDSSDKAAAIQLKRCQHWIKSPPPEDWDGAWTLS from the coding sequence ATGGAATTAGGTAGTCCGTCTGCCAACTACTCTGACAAAACGGCTTCTCCCCAGGCGAATTTCGATCCAACCTTGGCAGGCGAAAATTCTATGCCGTTTGCACAGGTAACGCCGTCAGAAACCCTTGGCGAACACAAAGATGTTTCAATTTTATTCTCTGATATTAGCGGCTACTCCAACCTGGCCGGCAGCATAGAGCATGAAGAGATGAGCAGCTTGCTCAACAAATATTTTGAAGCAATGGGGGATGCAGTTTTTAAGTACAAGCAAGCCCTTAAGCAACAGATCAATTCAGCCTGCATTGGCAATCGCATTCTCGTTGTCTTTGGATCTCCCGAACCCTTAGACGATCATGCTTGGTGTGCTGTGCAAACCGCCCTGGATATGAATCAGTATTTGGCCGAATTCAATGCCGGTCGAGAAGCCGTCAACAAGCCTATCGTCAAAATTGGCATTGGCATTAATACTGACAAGGTCTTCAGCAGCAACCTTGTGGCCAACCGAGGCATGGATTTTATGGCCATTGGTGCCGGCGTCCATCTCGGTTATCGCTTGGAAGGCGTTTGTAAGCAATATGGCTGCAGTATTGTCATCAGTGAAAACACTTATCAACGCTGTACGGAGCGCGTTTGGGTTCGAGAACTTGACTCAATTCGCGTGCAAGGAAACCATCGTGCAGTTGCGGTGTATGAACTACTGGGGCTGCGCTCTCAATCCATTTCCGAACAGAAGCAAAAGGTACTGGATCACTACTATAAAGGGCGCGAGTATTACCTCAAGCGTAAGTTTGCCATTGCGATGGGCGAATTTGCCACCGTTATGGAAATTGACAGCAGCGACAAAGCGGCAGCTATCCAGCTAAAGCGCTGCCAGCACTGGATCAAATCACCGCCTCCAGAGGACTGGGACGGGGCTTGGACGCTCAGTTAA
- the panD gene encoding aspartate 1-decarboxylase, whose translation MQRTLLLAKIHHCTLTSANLDYIGSISIDQTLLDAAGILPYEQVQVVNVANGERLITYAIAAPADSGAIELNGAAARLGMKGDRLIIMTYAQFTPEQLKDHSPTVVLVDERNRSVKISRYNELQIQG comes from the coding sequence ATGCAGCGAACGCTCCTTTTGGCCAAAATTCATCATTGCACACTCACATCTGCCAATCTAGACTACATCGGCAGTATCAGTATCGATCAAACTTTATTAGATGCAGCCGGCATTTTACCCTACGAGCAGGTGCAAGTGGTTAACGTGGCCAACGGGGAGCGGCTAATTACTTATGCAATTGCGGCACCGGCTGATTCAGGGGCAATCGAACTCAATGGGGCGGCGGCGCGTTTGGGGATGAAAGGCGATCGCCTGATTATAATGACCTACGCGCAATTCACCCCAGAACAACTCAAAGACCATTCGCCCACAGTGGTGCTAGTGGACGAGCGTAACCGATCTGTAAAAATTAGCCGTTACAATGAACTTCAAATCCAAGGCTAA
- a CDS encoding MBL fold metallo-hydrolase, whose protein sequence is MQTSPYSDFVVQFWGVRGSIATPGKETVRYGGNTSCVEMQVAGKRLIFDGGTGLRVLGKTLLPQMPVEAYIFFSHSHWDHIQGFPFFIPAFVPGNCFHIYGAVAPNGATLKQRLSDQMLHPNFPIPLQGMRSEMKFYDLHPGDVVTLDDITIETVHLNHPSTAIGYRVTWQGHSAVYCTDTEHFPDRLDENVLHLAREADYFIYDATYTDEEYHHPKTPKVGWGHSTWQVGVELAKAADVKNLVIFHHDPAHDDDFLDNVEADVKEAFPKGFLAREGMILQVI, encoded by the coding sequence ATGCAAACCAGCCCTTACTCCGATTTTGTTGTCCAGTTCTGGGGTGTGCGTGGCAGTATTGCCACACCCGGTAAAGAAACGGTTCGTTATGGTGGCAATACTTCCTGTGTGGAAATGCAGGTGGCGGGTAAACGTCTGATTTTTGATGGCGGCACCGGCTTGCGAGTGTTGGGAAAAACCTTGCTGCCGCAGATGCCGGTTGAAGCTTATATATTTTTTAGCCACTCTCACTGGGATCACATTCAAGGATTTCCCTTTTTTATCCCCGCCTTTGTTCCAGGCAATTGCTTCCATATTTACGGCGCAGTCGCCCCCAACGGCGCAACTTTAAAACAGCGTCTATCTGACCAAATGCTCCATCCCAACTTTCCCATTCCGCTTCAGGGAATGCGCTCAGAGATGAAGTTTTATGACCTTCATCCTGGGGATGTCGTCACCCTAGACGATATCACAATTGAGACAGTTCACCTCAACCACCCCAGCACTGCGATTGGGTATCGCGTGACTTGGCAGGGACACAGCGCCGTTTACTGCACCGATACAGAACATTTTCCAGATCGCTTAGATGAAAATGTTCTGCATTTAGCCCGTGAAGCCGATTATTTTATTTACGATGCCACCTATACAGACGAAGAGTACCATCACCCGAAAACACCGAAAGTTGGCTGGGGGCACTCAACATGGCAGGTAGGAGTAGAATTAGCGAAAGCTGCCGACGTTAAAAATTTAGTGATCTTTCATCATGATCCGGCTCATGATGATGATTTCTTAGATAATGTCGAAGCGGATGTTAAAGAGGCTTTTCCTAAAGGATTTCTGGCCCGTGAAGGGATGATTCTTCAGGTTATTTAA
- a CDS encoding inorganic diphosphatase, translated as MDLSRIPAQPKPGLINVLVEIPAGSKNKYEFDKDLQAFALDRVLYSSVQYPYDYGFVPNTLADDGDPLDGMVLIDQPTFPGCVIAARPIGMLLMIDGGDHDEKILCVPDKDPRYSHIKSLQDVAPHRLDEIAEFFKTYKNLEKKVTEIQGWQDVDQVMPLVEKCIKAASK; from the coding sequence GTGGATTTATCGCGCATTCCTGCTCAACCAAAACCGGGCCTAATCAACGTTCTGGTTGAAATTCCCGCCGGCAGCAAAAACAAGTATGAGTTTGACAAGGACTTGCAAGCCTTTGCCCTAGACCGGGTACTCTATTCTTCCGTTCAGTATCCCTACGACTATGGTTTTGTGCCCAACACCCTAGCCGATGACGGCGATCCCCTCGATGGCATGGTATTAATCGATCAGCCAACCTTTCCGGGATGTGTCATTGCAGCGCGGCCCATTGGAATGCTGCTGATGATCGACGGCGGCGATCACGACGAAAAAATTCTCTGCGTTCCCGACAAAGATCCGCGCTACTCTCACATCAAAAGCCTTCAAGATGTGGCACCCCACCGCCTAGATGAAATTGCTGAATTTTTCAAAACCTACAAAAACTTGGAAAAGAAGGTAACAGAAATTCAGGGTTGGCAGGATGTCGATCAAGTCATGCCTCTCGTAGAGAAATGCATTAAAGCTGCGAGTAAATGA